The Verrucomicrobium spinosum DSM 4136 = JCM 18804 DNA segment GAGCATGAAAACCGACCAATTCTTCAATCGTGAACTGAGCTGGCTTGCGTTCAATGAACGCGTGTTGGAAGAGGCTGCCAAGGACACGCTGCCTGTCCTTGAGCGCGTCAAATTCATCGCCATCACCGCATCCAACCTGGATGAATTCTTCATGGTCCGGGTGGGTGGGCTGCAGTTCCTGAAGGATGCCAACAAGCGGGTGCGGGACCTCGCGGGCCTCACCCCCACCCAGCAGCTTGCCCAGATCCGCGAGCGCACCCTCCACTTCATCGACACCCAGTACGAGATCCTCAACCTCCATCTGCGCCCCCTGCTGCGTGACAAGGGCATCCGTCGCATGATGCCGGATGAATTGACTCCCGGCCAGCGCACCTATCTGCACGACTACTTCAACGAGCAGATCTTCCCGGTCCTCTCCCCCATCGCCGTGGATCCCGATGAGGAGCGCATCGCCCTGCCCGCTCTCCACATTCTCCTCATGAGCGAGGTGCGCTCTCGCGAGGAAGAGAAGGCCCCGGAGACCGTCCGCTATGTGGTCTTCACCGTGCCCCCCAGCCTGCCGCGCCATGTAGTCATCCCAGACGTCGAAGGTGCCACCCATTCCTACATCAATGTGGAGGACCTGGTTGAGATGTTCATCCACCAGTACTTCCCTCAGGAGCAGGTGCATGGCACGGCCCGGTTCCGCATCAGCCGCAACAGCGACATCACCCTGGATGATGAAAGCGCCCAGGATCTCGCAACGGAAATGGAGCAAATCCTGGTGGCCCGGCAGTCATCCAGCACCATACGGCTGGAAATCGAAGAAGAGAGTGACGTCACCCCCAGCCTGGTCAAATCCATTCAGAGGCTCTGCGATGTCAATTCCAGCCAGACCTACATGATCCCCGGTGAGCTGGACCTGCGCTCCTGCTTTGGGCTGGCCTCCCTGCCAGGCTTCGAAAATCTCAAGGTCGCCCCCTGGCCGACCTCGGAGATCCAGGAGGTCGAGGACGCAGTGAGCATCTTCGATCTCATCCGTGAGGACGACTTGCTTCTTCACCACCCCTACGAGTCCTTCGAACCCGTTCTGCAGCTTGTTGAGCAGGCCGCCACAGACCCGAATGTGATCGCCATCAAGCAGATCCTCTACCGCACAGCCAAAAACAGCCGCATCATCAGCGCCCTCATCAAGGCAGCCCAGGCCGGCAAGCACGTGACGGTGCTGGTGGAGCTCAAAGCGCGGTTCGATGAAGCACGCAACCTGGAGCGCGCTGAGGACCTGCTCAATGCCGGTGCCCAGATCATCTACGGCGTGCGAGGTCTCAAGACGCATGCCAAAATCTGCCTCGTCCTGCGGCGTGAGGCCGGGCGCATGATGCGCTACTGCCACTTCGGCACCGGCAACTACAACGAGGCCACCTCCCGCCTCTACACAGACATCAGCTACCTCACCTGCCGGCCGGAATATGGAGCAGATGCCACATCCTTCTTCCACACCGTCACCGGCCGCTCCCGCTTCGTCCACTTCCAGCGCATCAGCATGGCCCCCTTTGGCCTGCGGGAGCGTCTGGTGGAGATGATCCAAAGCGAGACCGAACGCGCCCGCCAGGGCGAGGCTGCCGAGATGAAGCTAAAAATGAACTCCCTGGAGGATCCCCAGATGATCCAGGAACTCTATGCCGCCTCCAAGGCCGGCGTGAAGGTGCATCTTTGCGTCCGCGGCATCTGCTGCCTCCGCCCAGGCATCAAAGGCCTGAGCGAAAACATCCGCGTCGTCAGTATCATCGACCGTTATCTGGAGCACGGTCGCATTTTCTGGTTCCGCCAGGGCGGCAATCCCGTCGTCTTCATCGCCAGTGCGGATTTCATGAACCGGAATCTCAGCAAGCGCGTGGAACTGCTCACCCCAATTGAGGACGCCGATGCCCGCAAGCGTCTGGAAGAGCTTCTGGACACGCAGTTCGCAGACACCGTCCAGGCTCGTGAACTGGACAAGGATGGGGTGTATCTCCCGGTGAAAACGCTCAAACGCAAGCCGCTGCGCTCCCAGGAATACTTTGCCAAACAGGCCGCTCGCCGACATCGCTCCAGATCCCAGTCGCCCGATCTGCTGGTGCCTCACGTGCCCAAGTAAGGTGACCACCCGATGAGTGACACCCCACGCGGCCTGGCGCGGCAGGCAGTAGCCTCTACCCCCGAGACGACGAAGTACCACACCTTCTGGCCCCGCCTGTGGGCCCTGGTGGTGGACGTCGTGATCGTCCTCCCCTTCATCAGTCTGGGGGAATTCCTCCTGCATCCAGAGCGGGGGCAGTCGTCGGTGATCTCGGGTCTGGCTCTCGCTACTTTTCTACCCATCTGCTACCGCACGCTCATGCATGCCCGCTTTGGCCAGACCGTCGGGAAGATGGTCGCGCGGGTGAAGATTCTCGATGCCTCAGAGTCGCGGGGTCCCTCGTTCTGGCAATGCCTGGTGCGGGACCTGCCGGAGTACCTGGTCGCCACCTTGACGGCCTATCATACCATTGAACTGGTGCAACTGGGCCAGTATCAACCAGACCAACCCGACCGGAGCACCTTTGCCCAGATGATTGATCTCAGCTACATCACGTGGTGGTTCGCCGAGGGCATGGTCCTCTCCGCCAACTTCCGGCGTCGCGCCATTCACGACTGGCTGGCGGGGACGGTGGTGGTCAAGTGTCCGCCCAAACGCAGAAATCGGCCCCAAAAGGTCTGACGCGCCTCTGCCCCATCATCCTCATGTCGTCACTCGACCTTCCCATCCGCGCTGCTACCGAAACTGCCGTCCGCCACGGCATTCAACCTGATCGCTGTGACATCCTGCAAAATGCCAGCACCCTGGTCCTTCGGTTGACCGAGAACCTCGTGGCCCGGGTGGTGACGGATGTGGACGGCCCGCGCAAAGGCACAGAATGGTTCGCGAGGGAGAATGCCATCGCCGCCCACCTGACCCGTCACGGGGCACCGGCCATCCCGCTCCATCCAGACCTGCCCCCAGGGCCCCACGAGCACCTGGGTTATACACTGAACTTCTGGCAGTTTGTCACCATCACAGAAGACCCGCCCGCCAACGCGGCCGCAGGCCGCACGCTACAGCAATGTCATGCGATCTTGAGCAGCTTCCCCGAACCCCTGCCCAGCCTCGCCATCGTCCGGGAGAGCATCGATCTGCTGCAGACACTCCGTGACAAGTCGCTACTCCCCTCACCCACCATTGAGATGCTCGGCGCCCACCTTGAGGAAGCCCTTCAGGTCCTGGCCCATCATCCCCAGCAGGCGCTCCATGGCGATGCCCATCCTGGCAACCTGCTGAACACCACCGGAGGCCTCCGCTGGACCGACTGGGAGGATGCCTTTGCCGGCCCGGTGGAATGGGATGTGGCCTCCTTCATCTGGAATCCCCTGCTCCTGGACAACGATGTCAGCACCGCGAACCAAATTGTCGCCGCCTACTGCAAGGCCGGTGGCCGCCTTGATCTCGAGGCGATGAACCAATGCCTGATTGCGCGCGCCGCCGTCATCACGGCCTGGTATCCGGTGCTCTATCCCAATCCCAACGCAGACCGTCAGAACAAGCTACAGCGACGCATCCATTGGCTGGAAAGCCTTTCGCCACACCGTGGCACTGACTTCGGCTTGATCCTGCCCTGATAAAAAGAAAACCGATGCCTGTTAAGGGCACCGGTTTTCCAACAACACAACAACAACTTTAAGCTAACAACTGAAAGGGGCTGAGCACTCGGCCTCAATAGGAGTATCCGCGGTTGCCGTAGTACCCACGGTCGGAGTAGTACCCACGGTTCGCATAGTAGCGGCGGCGGTCATAGTTCCGCTGGTCCTGCGAATCACCGATCATGTTGCCGCCCAAGGCACCCAAGGCACCGCCAATGGCTGCGCCTTCAAGGCCGCGACCACTTTGGTGACCGACAATGCCCCCTACGGCAGCACCGCCCAGACCACCAACGACCGTGCCCGTTCTGGCGTTCGGACCTGAGGCGCATGAACTCATCATCACCGCCGCCAGAGCAGCTGCGCTGAGGACGGGGATACGATGAAAGAGCCGATTAAGAATGGAGGGATTTTTCATGACTAGTCGGGGTTTGAATTGAGATGACTGGAATCAATTCCGTGATCGGCGTGGTTCGCATGGGGATTTCCTCCGCTGGCCGAGGTGGGGTTCTGTTCCGACGGGAACGTTTTGATTTCTTTGGCAGAGGTATCAGGACGCACGTAGTCAGGAAGGAAGCTGGGGAACTCACGGTGTACGGATCTGATGAATCGCATGCATTCTTATGTGCAAAGCACATGCCAGCCTTGCTCCATAACATTCAATGATCTCACAATGAACGCATTACCACCTTTTGACACCCCATTCATCCTCGATCAATTGGTCTCAGGACGAAGCAATTGGCACGATGCCGAGTGCAGATTGCAAGATGCTTTCCTCGACGGAAGGTCAGTTGTCCGGTAACTTTCGGTAATCTGCCATTGTCGCAGTGATTTTTATCATTCCCGAGATGAGGAATTTGTTGTTTAGAGGCCTGTGACGATGGGTGTTACCTTGGCCAGTTTTGCTTCCAATGGGTTCCGATGGGCGGGCTTCTTGAGCCAGTCGTGCGGGCTGGTTGCGCTTGCCGCTGCCGTGCCAGGGGCCTCGTCTGCACAAAGTCAGCTGTACCGAGCCGAATCTCCGTCAGCAGAGCCCGCGACAGCCTTCGTCTGGCAAGCCAGATCAGACACCCCCTGGGCTACGGGTCTGGTGGCGGCACTGGGAGCTGGGGCCATCGCCGGGTATCTCGTTCACCGGGATCGCAGAAAGCGTTTCGAAATCGCCCTGGAGGGACGCCTCCGCACAGAGAAGTTCATCTCCGAACTATCCGTCTCTCTGATCAACGTTTCTGCCGATCAGATCGATCAGGAAGTCATTCGCGCGCTGGAGAGGATCCAGAGCGTGATGTCCATCGAGCATTGCGTCCTTTTTACCTATTCGCTACGAGCAGAGGCCCTGGTAATCACCCACGAGGCCGACGATCCCCCACGCCCCCCGCTGTCCCAAATCAATGGCTCTAAGTTCCCCTGGGTGCTATCCCATCTGACGGAAAAAGGAACCGTCCGCCTGAACGACACCTCACAGGATCTCCCCCTCGATGCACTTGCCGAGCGGGCAGCGTGTATTGAACTCGGCGTGCGGTCTGCCTTGATCATCCCTCTGCGGATGACGGATGCAGAGGTGCGGGGCGTCGCCTACGCCACCACGAGAGACGCCCGGCAATGGTCAGATGACCTCGCTTCAAGCCTACAGCTGATTGGGGACGTGCTGCTCTCCTCCCTCTCAGCCAAACAGGCAGAAACAGCCCTCCGCCACACCGAGACCAGCATGACGCTGGCAGCGGAGTCTGCCATGCTCGGCTTCTGGCGATGGTATCCCGATGAGAACCGCTCCTGGCTTACCGATCAAGCCCGGGCCATCTACGGATTCGAGAAGGACACCCGGGGCACTCACGCGGATTACCTAAAACGCATCCATCCTGAAGACCGGGCGGCAGCATTGACCCGGTTTGCTCGCGCCATCAAGGTGGACGAGAACTTCGAGCACGAGTACCGCCTCCTCTTCCCCGACGATGACATCCGTTGGGTGGTCGTAAGAGCCCGCCTGGTGCGCAAGCCCAACGGCCGGCTACAGGAGATCGTGGGCGTGAGCATCGACGTCACCAAAGACCGTGAGCAGGAACTGCGCATGCACCGGCAGCACGAGGAAATGGCCCGCCTCGGCCGGGTGGCGGTGTTGGGTGAAATGACAGCCTCGCTGGCCCATGAACTGAACCAGCCCCTCACTGCAATCGTCACAAATGCCTCGGCTGCACGTCGTTTCATGAACCGGGACAATCCCGATCCTGAGATGATGAACGACCTCCTCCAGGACATCACCACCGCAGGGCAGCGGGCCGGGGAGATCATCCGTGGCATTCGCAGCATGGTAAAGCCAGGTGGAGCTGGCAGAGAGGCGCTCGATGTGAACAGTCTCATCTCCGAGGTGCTGAGCCTCATGAAGACAGACATCATGGCCAAGTCCAGCTCGGTGGACTTGGATCTCGCACCACAACTCCCCCAGGTTCACGCCATCGCCGTCCAGGTACAACAGGTGCTCATGAATCTCTTGATGAACGCTCTGGAGGCCATGCAGCACCTGCCGGCAACCAGTCGGCGGCTCACGGTCTCCTCCAGCAGTCCCTCCGGAGAGGCGGTGCACATCTCAGTCCGTGATCTGGGCACGGGCCTGCCCACGGACGTTCCTACCCGGCGGCTCTTTGATCAGTTTTTCTCCACCAAACCAGATGGCATGGGCATGGGCCTTGCCATTGCCCGCTCGATCGTGGAAGGTCACGGCGGCACATTGGAGGCCAGTGACCATCCCGAAGGCGGTGCCAAGTTTACCATCATCCTACCCGTTCGAAAATTCGCACCGCCCAGTTCCAGGCCTGCATGAAAGCCACCTCTTCCCCGCCCGTTGTGTATGTGGTGGATGACGACGAACTCGTCCGCCGAAGCTTGCAGCGGTTGTTCCTGTCGGCCGGTCATGATGCCTTCACCTTCTCCAGCGCAGAGAGCTATCTCCAGCAGGTACTGCCCACCCGGCCAGCCTGTCTGGTCCTCGACCTTCAGATGCCGGGACTCAACGGCTTCGCCCTGCAAGATGAACTGACAGCCCGCGGCTCCCATGAGGGCATCGTCTTCATCAGTGGTCACGGCGACGTGCCAGCCTGTGCCCGCGCCTTGAAAAAAGGGGCGGTGGATTTTTTGATGAAACCCTTTGGGGATGACAGGCTGCTGGCATCTGTGGAGGAAGCACTCGCCTACTCCGAGCGCACTCTGAAGCAGGCGTTGAGCAGGCAGGGCGTGCAGGAGTTGCTGGCCACCCTCACCCCGCGGGAAATGGAAGTACTGCGCGGGGTGATCGCCGGCTACCTGAACAAGCAAATCGCAGCAGATCTGGGCACTAGCGAAAAGACCATCAAGGTGCATCGCGGCAGGGTGATGGAAAAACTGGAAGTCCACTCTGTCGCAGAACTCGTCCGCATGTGCGCCATGATAGGGCTTGAACCGGGATCGGCTGGGGCCGGTCGTGAAGAGGCTGTCTCCACATAGCCGGCTCACCCTGCCAGACACCAAGCAACGGTCCCTATGACGACCCACTTCCCCAACCGTGACCAGCCTCCCGATACTCCGATCTGTGTCGTCGAAGATGACCCCACCGTATTGAGGGCCATTTCCTGGCTGCTCGCTGCTGAAGGGTATGACATCCTTGGCTTCAGTCTGCCGCAGGAGTTTCTCACGCATGTGAGCACGAACAACGTGCCGCTAGTCGTGCTGGATGTGTGGATGGAAGGGATGAGCGGCCTGGAGGTCCAGACCCGTCTCCGGGCCATCTCTCCGACCACCAAGGTCATCATCATGACAGCCAATGCAGACCCTGCTACGCGGTCCCAGGCCGAAGCGGGAGGCGTTGCCGCATTCTTCGTCAAACCCTTCGACACGGACTCTTTCGTCCAGGCCATTGCCGCCATGGTAGGCAGGCGGAAGCCGGCCAGAGTGCCGTAAAGTCCGGCTGACGTTGGACCAAGGTCCAATAGCGACGGGCGAGACGTCGTCGCATATTGTGGCCGTTGAAGCGGATCCTTCCATCGTCGTCTTTACTCCGCATCCCTCTCACCTGTCTGGGGGTCGGCATCGGTGTACTTTCAGCCGCCACCGTGCTGACCATGGCTCCCAAGCTGGCCGTACTCCCCTTGGACGCAATATTGCCCAACACCGCCTGGACGTTTGGCCTTGCCGGACTTGCTTCGGCCCTGGGTACCGGAGCTTGGCTGCTTAAAGCCCCGCGTCCCGGGCATGAAGAGGTTGTTTTCAGAGAACTCCGGGATGCCTGCTCACAAAATGATCCACTGGCTGTCTTTGCGGCTCACACCCGCTGGCTGGCCGCTTTGGACATCGATTCCGAGGACTCATCCGAGATTGAGCTCTTTGCCCCCTTCTCCGAGTGGGAGGAAATGCAGCTCGCAGCAGAAGATGCCTCCCCCCATTGGAAGGGCGAGCAGTTCCTGAGCGTGCTGGAGCAACAGCGCGCTTCATACTTGGGCGAACGCCGCGCCTGAGAGGCTGGCCACATCCTGCAAACTAGGGCATCTCCCGGTTTCAACTGCGGTCCACCCCCACTTTTTTCAGTCAGTTGACTCGGCATTGGACTTTGGTCCAATATCATTAAACTGGCTAATGGGCTAGGATGTGGCATCAGTTTGAGAGAAACAGAAGCCATTCACCGCCTGATGTCCCCTTCCCTGTATGCCGCAAGCTTCCGCCGCCACAACGGCTCCGGTCTCTGCTTGGGCATGGGAAGCCAATGAGACTCCGGTACGGTGCGCATCATTTCAGCACGGGCAACGTAACCAAAGTATTCCGAAAACCAGCTGTAAGGAGTCAACAGCTTGATCTTGGATGGGTCTCGGAGATTGGAAACAAGGTTGCGTTGCCCGGCGCTGAACCCTCAAAAAATTGATGGTTCGGGCCTGAAGGTGCCAAGAGAGAGGCGCCCGCACTGTTGATGAACGTTCGCCGGTGGTAGGATGAGCATTCATATCTGAGGCGGCAAAAATCTCTCCCGCCTGTAGCGTTGATGGCTGATCAAACTCGGAACACTCTTCCCAAGAAGCTGAAGGCCCGAGCCCCCGCCAACAGCCAAAATCAGTGTCCGCTCTGGAGACGCGCAAACTGAGGCATCAGCCGCCACACATACCTTCAACCCATCCGGTCTGATGGCTTCGATGCCTCCAGCATCAGATGACACATTGCCCCTTAATTCAGGATGCTCTCGAACCACATGTCCGTGCGCTCCTGACGGGCTTGAATCCGTGCCTTTCTCCGGTCCATCTTGGACTGGTACTTCTCGTTCCTCTGCTTCAGCTTGTAATAGTACTCCGTATCATCCTGCGTGGAGGAGCAGGAGGTGAGGGCGATGCTGGCCAGAAGAAGCATGAGAATAACTCGGAAATACATGCGCATGAAATACAATGTCCGGGCTGGGAAGTAAATGCTTTGGTGACGTTCCATCACCTGTGAAAACAGGTTTTCACTTGGGTGAGTTGCCGGACTTGGAGCTCTTCTTGGATGCCCCCCCGTCCAAACTGGCCAGATAGGCGACCAGATCGCGAACCTGACGCTTGTTGAGCATGGCACCCATGGGCGGCATCACCGAGATCGGATCAGTCTTCGACTCAATCTGGGCTGTGTCCACCTTCTCCAACGCTCCATCCGCCAGTCGCAACTGGAGAGTCGAGGAAGTGTTGGCCACCAGCGTCCCAGTCAACATTTTGCCATCCTTCAATGTCACCGTCATGATCCCAAAGCCTGGGGCCACGGCTTTGGAGGGCGTGATCAATGCCTCCAGCAGGTAGATCCGATCCTTTTGCTTGCCGATGAGGTTCAGCGCGGGGCCGACAGTGCTGCCTTCCTTGCTCTCGAACTTGTGACAGGCGGTACAGTTCGCCGTGAGATTCTGCAGGGCAATTTCCTTGCCCAACTTCGCGTCTCCCCCTTCCAGGCACTCCTCAAAGGCAGCCGCAGTGCCCGCCTTCTCCGCCAGCGCCTTGTCATGGGTCGCGAGCCTCTCCTCCAGCGCCGGAGCACTGCTGCGGCGAGCCTGGCAGGCCTCGATCAGCTCAAGCAGCACTGCCGCGGGAACCTTGCCAAGTTTGCCGGACTTCCAGGCATCCCACTGCTCGACGAGTGCCTCGTCCCCAGCCTCCATCTGCACACGACCCAACATGGCCAGAGCCTTCTGCTTCTCCAATGTGGTCCCGCTTTTGTATAGCTTCTTCGCTTCTGCCGCGGCCTGGGCCCGGTCACGCAAGAGCACATTGTCCAACGCCGCGACCCGAAGAAGTTCCGGTGCTTTCGCCCCCAGGATGGCGTCTAGCGCCGCCACCAAATCGTCAGAACCTGGATGCTGATCCGCAAGCAACCGGAGGGCCTCCACCCGCACCTCAGGACTGGCGCTTTCCTCCATCACCGCGGCACGCGCTACGCGAGACTCTACCGGCACGCGATGGATCGTGAGCAGCTGAACCACCTTGGCCTTGAGCTCTTTCTCAGGAAGCCCCATGAGGGCGTCAATCTTGGCAAGCGCCACCATTGCCAGGGTTTTCGGATCCGCGGAGCCAACGATCACCCGATATCGCCCGTCCACACGGTCTAGAACTGGCGGGTCATTCCAGAGCATGGCCAATTCCAAAGCTTCCATTCGCAGGGGAAGGGGCGAATCCTGACGAAGGGCGTAAGTGATCAGACGTTCAGCGTTCTCCTTGCCTCCGGTCCGCAGGCAGGCATTGAGCGCCCGGCGGGCCACCGCGTCAGGCAAAGCAGAGCTTTTGTCCAACAGCACAATCAACTGGGGCAAGGCAGCCACGATGGACTCGTCATCGTAGATGGCCCGGGCGGCTTCGGAGGCGATCTTGGGATCAGGATCTTTGAGAAATCCGGCCACTCCCGGATGATTCAACCGTCGCAGGGCCAGGAGGCTGGCCATTCGTACCGCACGGTTGGGATGGGCGGCCGATCCCGCCAGAGCATCCGGCGAAGTGCAACCCAGAAGACCGACTACACAAGCGTGGCGAATCCATGGGTCCAGGTCACCGTTTGAAGCGGCCAGTTGGATCAGCGGCAGAGTGGCCACGCTGGTCTTGCATTTACCGAGCGCAATCGCGGCGTGGAAGCGGACGCGGGGATGCGGATCGGAAAGAAGCGGCACCAGATGCCCGCTTTGGACGTCATGGCCTGCAGCATCTCCCATCATTCGGGCCGTCAGCGCACGGATCTCTGGGTCGGAATCCTGGGTGAGATCGTCGAGAATCGTGGTGGCCGCATACTTGCCAGCCCGCATGAGCTGTCCCAATCCCCAGAGGGCGTGCAGGCGCCCCAACTGGGGCTGCTTCCTATCCAACACGACGGATTCCAGGGCCTCGTAAGCGCCTCGCTTTGCCAGCTCAAACTGCGCCCCACGGCGCACCCGCTGGTCAGCGTGCCCCAGCAGCGCGGCGAGCGCCGGGACTTCGCGGGTCTCAAAGCCAGCTTTCAACAGGGTGGCAGTCTCCTGGCGATCCGCCTGCCCCTCTCCGGCAGGATCATCCACCGTCCATACCGCACCGATTTCATTCAGCGCATAGTCCCCACCCCAATCCACCATGAACAACTTGCCGGAGGGGCCCCAGCTCATGCCGATTCCCATGACGCCACTGGCCACCATCTTGTCTTCCTTCAGCCCGAAGGACGCGCCTTCCGGCGTCACCCTCATGGCATTCATCTTCCCGGAGGGGAATTGGTTCAGGAAAAACGTATCCTTCCACCCCCGAGCCAGGGCCGTGCCCGGATTGTACGCGAAGCCCGAGGGGCCATCATGGGAGCTCGCCAGAGGCGGGGTGATGTACTCCGGCTGGGAGGCGTGTAGAGGCTGCCACAAGCCCTCATCCACCCAGGGGCAATACCCCTTCATGTATTGAAAGCTACAGCGCCATCCGGAATCACTCTGCTCGGTGATGTACACCAGGCGTTCCTTTTCGTCCGGCTTGTCCGCATCGTTGTCCACGCCAAAGAGATTGCCGTAGTCATCGAACGCCACTTCCTGCACGTTGCGCAGGCCATGGGCAAAGATCTCAAACCCGCTCCCATCAGGTTCGCACCGCAACACCGCCCCTTGATGCGGGGCTGATGCTCTCCTGCCTTCCTTGGTAATGACGTTCGTGCCCTTGTCACCGATCGTCCAGTAAATGCGCCCATCCGGTCCAACGCACAGACCGTGCATGTCATGCCCGGCGTAGGCGATGTGGTGACCAAACCCGTGAGCTACGATTTCGCGTTCATCCGCCACGCCATCGTCATTGGTATCCCGCAGGCGCCAGAGATCCGGCGCGATGGTGCAATACACCCAGCCGTCATGCCAGAGGATGCCAGCCGCAATCCCCGTCACCTCCGTATTAAAGCCCTCGGCAAACAACGTCCGCTTGTCGGCCACGCCGTCTCCATCGCTGTCTTCCAGCCGGTAAATCCTCTCGGAATGCACGGTCAGGTCCTTCCAGTCGATCGAGCCGTCTCCATTGTGGTCTTTGAGGCTCCCTTCAGGCTTGAGCATCTTCCCCGGAGCCAGCACGTCATGGTAGAAGGCCTCTTTCTGCTCGATGCTCTCAAGGCGCACATCACGCGGGATCCACTGTGTGTGCTCCCGGATGTCGAGATCCGCCACCTTACGACGGGTCGTTTGAGTGACATAAACCCGCCCCTGAGGATCCACCGTGCAGGCCACGGGATCCGGCACATTGATGTCTCCAGACCACTTGTGGAGTTTCAGCCTGGACGAACCAAGCGTTGACTGCGCCACCGCGTCGCCACCACCGCCCAAGGCAAGAAGTGAAAGGGTAAAGACCGCACCAGTCGTGCCGAAGGGGTGCAGAAAACGAGTCAAAATCATGCACCGTGTCTTTCACCTCTTTTTGCCCATCACGCAACCAGCGGAAACTCAACAATTGCCCACGCGGAGGGCAAAAACCGAACCTCCAGCGCCCTGTGCGGAAAGTGAAGAGCATGGCATTGTTCAAACACGCCCCGCGTGCGCTACACCTCAGCACTCCGCGCCCTACTCGCACTCGAGGGTTCAACATGAACAGCCATCCGATGAAACGAGCATAGCGACTGAAACCCAGTGAAATCGTACTGCGGAAACTCTACTGCGGAGCGGTAGGCCATCAGCGCAGTCAATCCTTCCCCAACCAGCCCCCCAGAAGCCAATCGCTCCGAGGACGTCCGGAGGTAGTGCAACAAAAAAGCACGGCGGGTTGCCGTGCTTTTAAGTGACCCTTGAGACGCGAATGAAGCCCTAAGGAGCCTTGGGAGCTTCCGCGGGCTTGGCCTCCTCAGGTGCCTTTGGGGCCTCGACCTTGGGAGCCGCAGCGGAAGCGGGTTTGGCTTCGGGAGATGCCGCAGGCTTTTCGGCAGCCTTGGGAGCTTCAGCGGGCTTCTCGGCGGGCTTGGCTGCCTCTTTGGCTTGGGGTTTCACCTCTTCTGCGGCAGGAGTCGGCGCGGGAGCGGCCGGCACAGGGGCGGCTGTAGGAGCCGGCGCGGGTGCAGCCGGAATCATCGGCGCGGCGGGAGCCTTCAGGAGCGGAGGCGGCGCAGCCCCCAGGGATCCTTCTGCCGGAGATCCTGCACTTCCAGGTGTACCCTCTGCGGACTTGTCACGAAGGACCTCGGAGCGCTTCTTGAGCAGATCCGATACGCCGTAGCTGCTCACTTCAAACACCTTGCCCTCTGTAGCCTTCTCTTTGGCAAGCTTCGCTTCCAGCAGTTTGCCTGCCGCAGCGAACTCGTCGTCGAGACGCTTCTTGTCTTCGGGCTTCTCATCCGCCGCAGGCTTGCGCTCTTTCGGGAAGTTGCCAGATACCTGCACGGTGAGGAAATACTTGGGCTCCGCATCGCCTTCCTTCTTTTCAAGAAGCTGCACCTCGTAGCTGAAGCCCTTGAAGGTTTCCAGTTTCACCTTGGTCGCCCCCTTCATGAACTCGGGAGTAGCCTGTTCTTTGGTCAGCACATCATTGAAGACCACCGCCGAAAGCGCACGGTTGAGCACGTCAGCCTTGGCCGTGTCCAGTTCTTCACCCGGCTTCGCGTCGGTGAGAAGGAAAGGATTCTGCAAGTCCTTGCGGGAAGCACTCCAGCCG contains these protein-coding regions:
- a CDS encoding sensor histidine kinase: MGVTLASFASNGFRWAGFLSQSCGLVALAAAVPGASSAQSQLYRAESPSAEPATAFVWQARSDTPWATGLVAALGAGAIAGYLVHRDRRKRFEIALEGRLRTEKFISELSVSLINVSADQIDQEVIRALERIQSVMSIEHCVLFTYSLRAEALVITHEADDPPRPPLSQINGSKFPWVLSHLTEKGTVRLNDTSQDLPLDALAERAACIELGVRSALIIPLRMTDAEVRGVAYATTRDARQWSDDLASSLQLIGDVLLSSLSAKQAETALRHTETSMTLAAESAMLGFWRWYPDENRSWLTDQARAIYGFEKDTRGTHADYLKRIHPEDRAAALTRFARAIKVDENFEHEYRLLFPDDDIRWVVVRARLVRKPNGRLQEIVGVSIDVTKDREQELRMHRQHEEMARLGRVAVLGEMTASLAHELNQPLTAIVTNASAARRFMNRDNPDPEMMNDLLQDITTAGQRAGEIIRGIRSMVKPGGAGREALDVNSLISEVLSLMKTDIMAKSSSVDLDLAPQLPQVHAIAVQVQQVLMNLLMNALEAMQHLPATSRRLTVSSSSPSGEAVHISVRDLGTGLPTDVPTRRLFDQFFSTKPDGMGMGLAIARSIVEGHGGTLEASDHPEGGAKFTIILPVRKFAPPSSRPA
- a CDS encoding glycine zipper domain-containing protein, with the protein product MKNPSILNRLFHRIPVLSAAALAAVMMSSCASGPNARTGTVVGGLGGAAVGGIVGHQSGRGLEGAAIGGALGALGGNMIGDSQDQRNYDRRRYYANRGYYSDRGYYGNRGYSY
- a CDS encoding phosphotransferase encodes the protein MSSLDLPIRAATETAVRHGIQPDRCDILQNASTLVLRLTENLVARVVTDVDGPRKGTEWFARENAIAAHLTRHGAPAIPLHPDLPPGPHEHLGYTLNFWQFVTITEDPPANAAAGRTLQQCHAILSSFPEPLPSLAIVRESIDLLQTLRDKSLLPSPTIEMLGAHLEEALQVLAHHPQQALHGDAHPGNLLNTTGGLRWTDWEDAFAGPVEWDVASFIWNPLLLDNDVSTANQIVAAYCKAGGRLDLEAMNQCLIARAAVITAWYPVLYPNPNADRQNKLQRRIHWLESLSPHRGTDFGLILP
- a CDS encoding RDD family protein encodes the protein MSDTPRGLARQAVASTPETTKYHTFWPRLWALVVDVVIVLPFISLGEFLLHPERGQSSVISGLALATFLPICYRTLMHARFGQTVGKMVARVKILDASESRGPSFWQCLVRDLPEYLVATLTAYHTIELVQLGQYQPDQPDRSTFAQMIDLSYITWWFAEGMVLSANFRRRAIHDWLAGTVVVKCPPKRRNRPQKV
- the ppk1 gene encoding polyphosphate kinase 1, coding for MKTDQFFNRELSWLAFNERVLEEAAKDTLPVLERVKFIAITASNLDEFFMVRVGGLQFLKDANKRVRDLAGLTPTQQLAQIRERTLHFIDTQYEILNLHLRPLLRDKGIRRMMPDELTPGQRTYLHDYFNEQIFPVLSPIAVDPDEERIALPALHILLMSEVRSREEEKAPETVRYVVFTVPPSLPRHVVIPDVEGATHSYINVEDLVEMFIHQYFPQEQVHGTARFRISRNSDITLDDESAQDLATEMEQILVARQSSSTIRLEIEEESDVTPSLVKSIQRLCDVNSSQTYMIPGELDLRSCFGLASLPGFENLKVAPWPTSEIQEVEDAVSIFDLIREDDLLLHHPYESFEPVLQLVEQAATDPNVIAIKQILYRTAKNSRIISALIKAAQAGKHVTVLVELKARFDEARNLERAEDLLNAGAQIIYGVRGLKTHAKICLVLRREAGRMMRYCHFGTGNYNEATSRLYTDISYLTCRPEYGADATSFFHTVTGRSRFVHFQRISMAPFGLRERLVEMIQSETERARQGEAAEMKLKMNSLEDPQMIQELYAASKAGVKVHLCVRGICCLRPGIKGLSENIRVVSIIDRYLEHGRIFWFRQGGNPVVFIASADFMNRNLSKRVELLTPIEDADARKRLEELLDTQFADTVQARELDKDGVYLPVKTLKRKPLRSQEYFAKQAARRHRSRSQSPDLLVPHVPK